One window from the genome of Aricia agestis chromosome 22, ilAriAges1.1, whole genome shotgun sequence encodes:
- the LOC121738033 gene encoding uncharacterized protein LOC121738033, with amino-acid sequence MLLIFLLQFLAVQCKIHVQIVPQSKHQDATVVAFGSEMALVSDLEIETFRLTDSEIKCRLSIADISPPDYVHVKRASYYGYRDIYTILKPTAAKVIGFKKKTVVMYFKELINNSSVPASFKMGLREDIVERMSVRWSANEDISVGRDLNINFSNRMNYVTSWDTEEKEMKARTMSATSDVELTLQPGQNATITMQAIRARLDVSIEYAAMLAGDIYCQYAIFFIPFSGRVFDVNEYLNMMRLPSVIVGTQYVYVDYNYGGQVIVEDDSGALMMKPIEVV; translated from the coding sequence ATGTTGCTTATATTTTTACTGCAATTTCTCGCGGTGCAATGCAAAATTCACGTTCAAATCGTGCCACAGAGTAAACATCAGGACGCGACAGTTGTCGCTTTCGGATCAGAGATGGCGCTAGTGTCGGATTTAGAAATCGAAACGTTCCGTTTGACAGATTCCGAAATAAAATGCAGGTTATCCATTGCAGATATATCACCACCGGATTATGTACACGTAAAACGCGCTTCGTATTATGGATATCGTGATATTTATACAATTCTGAAGCCAACCGCAGCAAAGGTAATCggttttaaaaagaaaaccGTGGTTATGTATTTTAAAGAGCTTATCAACAACAGTTCCGTGCCAGCTTCGTTCAAAATGGGTTTACGAGAGGACATTGTTGAACGAATGAGCGTCCGTTGGTCTGCAAACGAAGACATATCTGTCGGTAGAGATTTAAACATAAACTTTTCTAACCGCATGAATTATGTAACTAGTTGGGATACAGAAGAGAAGGAGATGAAAGCCCGAACGATGTCTGCTACTTCTGACGTAGAACTAACGTTACAACCTGGTCAGAATGCTACCATAACCATGCAAGCTATACGCGCACGTTTAGATGTAAGCATAGAATATGCTGCTATGCTCGCTGGAGATATTTATTGTCAATATGCTATCTTCTTTATACCGTTCAGTGGTAGAGTTTTTGATGTCAACGAGTATTTGAATATGATGCGTTTGCCAAGCGTTATAGTTGGTACACAATATGTGTATGTGGATTATAATTATGGTGGACAAGTTATTGTAGAAGATGACAGCGGGGCACTCATGATGAAGCCAATAGAAGTTGTATAA